In Cumulibacter soli, the genomic window GCACTTCCTGCTGGTGCGGTTGTTGTGGGAGCACTTGGCCGAGGGCGCCGTCGTCGTGCTGACCACCAGCGGTACCTATGATCCGGCGATGAATGCTGGCCTGACGCCACCGCGGCATACCGACATGAAAAGGTAACTCGTATGGAGAACGTCAACACGCGCCCGCTCACCGCGACCCGCGAGGAGCCCACGATCTGGGTCGACGACATCAACGTCGGCGATACGTTCGACCTCGGCGAGATCATCGCCGACGCCGACGAGATTCTCGAGTTCGCGCGGCGATTCGACCCGCAGTGGTACCACGTGGACCCCGAGCAGGCGAAGGAGAGCTTCTGGGGCGGATTGATCGCCAGCGGATGGTGGACCGCCTCATCGATGATGGGGCTGTACGCGCGCAACTTCTTATCGAAGATCGCCCCAGACGCCTCTCCCGGCGTCGAGAACTTGCGCTGGCGCAAAGCGGTGTATCCGGGCGATGTCCTGCGTCTGCATATCTTGTGCACCGAGAAGAAGTCGTCCTCGCGCGGCCCGCACCTTCAGACGCTGACGTTCGACTGGGAACTCAAGCGCGGCGAGGAGGTCGTGGCGTCGATGAGCGGCCGCGGCTGGTTCCACAAGCGCCCTACCGGCTGACGTCTCTGCGCTGATTGGGCCACGCGTGTCCGAAGCGCCGCGGCGCCCTGCCCTGCGTGTTCGAAGTGCGGCGGCGGCCTGCCCTGTCGCTAGTGCGGCAGGACGCGAGAGCCTTGATCGGTACGTTCGATGACGAGTTGGTTCGTAATTCGGGTGCGCATCTCCTCAACGTGACTGATCACGCCGATGGTCCGCCCGACCTGCCGCAGACCATCCAGCACGCTCATCGCCTGGTCGAGGGTGTCCGGATCGAGCGAACCAAACCCTTCATCGATGAACAGCGAGTCGAGGGTCATCGCGCCGGTCTCGGCGGTCACCACCTCGGCCAGCCCCAGCGCCAGCGCCAGCGACGCCACGAACGTCTCCCCACCAGATAAGGAATGTGGCGGTCGTGGCTTGCCGGTAAACGCGTCAAACACTTCCAGCCCTAGTCCGCCGTGCCCGCGCGCCGTACGCCGAACGTCGGTGTGCCGCAAGGTGTACCGGCCCGAAGACATCACTCGTAAGTGTTCGCTCGCCACCTCGCTCACCTGCTCGAGCCGCGCCGCCAGGAAGTACGCGGTCAGGTTCATCTTCTTCGAGTTCGCGCCCAGCCCGCGCACGAGCAGCGCGAGTTCGCGCACCTCAGCGGCACGGGCGGACGTCGCGAGCGCGTCGGCCACGTCACCGCGCGCCTGCGTGCTCAGGTCAGTGAGTCGATCGCGTCGATCGGCCTGCATGGTGTGCGCGTCACGGGCAGCCTCCTCCGCGCTGCGCGCGTCATCCGCTGCCGCGCGCAGCGTCTCGACGTCGGGAGCCGTATCGGGTAACTCGGCGAGCCTGGGATCGGACAGACGCGTCTGCGCGCTGGCGTCATCGCGCTCGAACGCGGCGATCTGCTCGCGCGCCGCCACCAACGCCTCCTTGCCCATAGACGCGGCCAGGGCCTCCTCGACGGAGCAGAACCCTTCGCGATTGGCCGCGGCCGAGGCCGCTTGTGTCGCCGCCGCGAGTTCGGCCTGCGCCGCGTCGTACGTCACGTGTGCATTCACGTAAGCCTCGATGAGTTCGATTTCGGTATCGATACCAGCGACCCGCTCGGCCACCGACTCGTATCCGGCGCGCGCCTGCTCGACACTGTTCCGGCACCGTTCGAGGTCATCTGCCGCCTCGCGGTGTACGGCCGATAGCTCGTCCGCGTACGCGATCGCCTCGGCGAGCCGCCGCTCGCCCTCGGCGATCTCATCCTCGATGAGTCTCAGCGCAGACTGCGCCTGGGGCAACTCTTCTGCTGCGGCCGCCGCGCCATCGCGACGCGCCACCGCGTTCGCCAGTAACTCCGTCAACTCGTCGGCCTCGCGGCCGTCAGCGATCGCCTGCGCTGCCGCAATCTTCTCGCGGTGCTCAGCAGCACTTGATTCGGCAGCGCTGAGTACGTGTCGGGCTTGCTCAACCTTGGCCTCGGCCAACTCAATCTGCTCGACAGACGGCGCGTCATCGGCAGGTCGCGCCGGCTGCGGATGGGTGGTGCTACCGCAGACCGCGCACGCCTCGCCCGCACGTAAACCAGATGCGATCTCCGCGGCCATACCTGCGATCCGCTTATCGCGTAAGTCGCTGAGGTACTCGCGGGCGCCAAGCACGCCGTCGCGCTTATCGCGGACGAAATCCTCCGCTTCCCGCAGCCGCGGCCGAAGCTGCGCCCCTTCGTTCGCGGCACTCAGCGCGCGCGTCAACTCGACGACCGCCGCCTGAGCGTCGTCGAGGATCGCCGCCCGCTCACGCAAGTCGGTGATCCTCGAGAAGGCAGCGTCGCGTAGCGCTGGAAGTTCGGCCTGCGTCTGCTTCAGCGCGCTCACGTCGGCGGCGGCCCGTTGTGACTGAGACTCGGCCTCGACCAGCTCGCGCTCGCGCGTCGAGAGCGATCTCTCGGCGCTGACCTGCTCGTTGAGCGCGCCACGTTCGGCAGTCAACGCGCGAACTCGCGCTCGGGCGTCGGACAGGTCTGCGGTGAGCGCCGCGGTATCCGGCACCTGTGCCCCGAGGGCGTCACGCGCGGCGCACAAAGCAATCTCGGCTCGAGTCTCGGTCTTCGCGCGCTCATCGCGGGCAGCGATCAACGGCGCGATCGGCGCGGCGGCGCTCGCCTGCTCCACCCGCTCACGCAGCTCGATCATCTCGGCCCGCCGCGATTCCACCGTCTCCCGCAACGCCCGCGCGTCGGCGCGTTCAGCCAGCAGCCCGGTGATCGCCTCGGCATCGCGCACGCGGTGCTCGGCCTCGTCCCGCAACCGCTTCGCCACCTCAAGCGCCACCGCGGTCTCGTTCGCAGCCGTCTGGTGTCGGACGGCCAGATCCTCGAAATATGCGACATCGACGACTTCGGGTAGATCGCCATCGCCGAGATCGGCGATGGTTTGAGCCCGGGTACGCAGCGTCCGAACGCGCTCATCAGCCTCGGCAGCGAGCGCCGCTTCGGCACGCTGCCGCTCTTCGAACCAGGACTCGACCTCTTTGAATCGATGCGCGTCGAACAGCGAGGTCAGCAACTTCTCGCGGACGTCGTCATTCGCGTGCAAGAACTCGGCGAACTGGCCCTGCGGTAGTAGTACGACCTGGGTGAATTGATCGGCGTTCAATCCGATCTTCTCGTGCAACCACTGATTCGCGACTTGCTCCGTACGCGCACCTTCGACACCAAGCCACGCGCCATCGACCCACCGTTCGACGGCGACGGTGGAACGCTGCGTAGTGACCTTGTGCGGATTGCGCTTGGACGGCCGATCGAAGGCCGGCGTACGACGAATCCGCAGACGTTCGGCGGCGACCGTCACCTCGAGCACGACCTCGGGAGTCTGCTGCGGGGCGGCGAAGTCGCTCTTGAGTCGCGACAGGTGACCGTCGCGATTGCCCGGTAACTTGCCGTACAGGGCGTAGGTGACCGCATCGAGGACGGTCGACTTACCCGCGCCGGTCGGCCCGGTGAACAGGAACAACCCATCGTCGGCCAGCGCATCGAAGTCGATGCGTTGGTTGTCGACGTACGGCCCGATCGCGGTCATGCTGAGCGAATGCAGTCTCATGAACGAGCCTCCTGCGCCCGGAGCGCTTCGAAGGCCTCACGCACCAACTCGGTCTCGATGTCGCTGAGCGGGACCCCGCCGCGCATCTCCTCGGCGAAGCCCGCGGTCAGTTGTTCGTCGCTCTTACCGGACACCCGCTGTGCGTAACTGAGTCCATCGGACGCGCTGGCTTCATCCGGGCGGAACTCCAACCGGACGCAATATTCGAACCTCGCCCGTAACCGACGCATCGCCTCCAGGGGGTAGCTCGGATCGGTGATGATCGCGGTGATCCAGTCGTCGGTGAAGGGGTCGTATCGCGGGTCCTCAAGCAGATCGGCGATCCGGCCGGTGATGGTGGTCAGTCGACGAGGGGTCGGTAGCGCGACCGGGTCGATCCGCTCGATTCCGTCGGCATTCAGCTCCAGCAGCCATGCGCCACGCTCACCGCGATCGCCGAAGGAGTAAGCCAACGGTGACCCGCTGTAGCGGATGTTCTCCGCGATGCTCTTGCGGGAGTGCAGGTGACCGAGAGCGACGTACGTCGCTCCCTCGAATACTGCAGTGGGTGCGACCTCAACGCCGCCACAGGCGATCGAGCGCATCGAGTCGGTGATGTCGTCGGCAATCTCCGCACCGACCGGCAGCGCGCCGCCCCGCTCTCCAGCGACGGCGAAACAGTGCGCCAGGACAACCGAGCGCCGCGCATCACGATCGGCGATATCAGCGCGCACCCGGTCCATCGCAGCATCTAGGATCAGTTCGTGGCTGATGAGCTGGTCGTCGCCGAAATGGCCACGATCGATCTTCGGGTCCAGGAACGGGATCCCGTAGAAGTAGACCGGCCCGTGCTCATCGCACAGTTCGACCGGCGTACCGATCTGATCGACGCGGGTAATGATGTGCAGCCCGCCGGCCGCCGCCGCCCAACTCCCGTAACCCAGACGCGAGGCGCCATCGTGGTTGCCGCTGATCATCACGATCTGCGCGCCGGCATCGCGGATCAGCCGGAGCCGCTCGGACAAGAACGCCACCGACTCCGCCGACGGCGCAGCCCTATCGAAAACGTCACCGGCGATGATGACGACGTCGATCTCCTGACCGCGCACGACCGCAACGAGCTCGTCGAGGACGAGCCCGAGATCATCGAGCACCTCATGCTCGTTGAATCGGCGACCTACGTGCCAGTCGGAGGTGTGCAAAATCCGCATACACCCAACGTATGGCGGGACTCCGACAAGTTTTTGGACCCGAGGACGGCGCGCCGCTCACAGCCGGATCGCCGAGTCGGCCGAAGTCGCAATCGGTGGCCTACCGGCGTCGCGGCGTCGGCGACACGTGCGCTCGCGTCAGTGGGCTCAGCGGGCCGGCGGGGTTTCCCAGCCGCCGTGCGAATCGGGCGCATCGTACGGCCGGGTTTCGGTGCGGCCGGTCTCCCACGCATCCTGAGGCGGCCGTGTATCGGACTGTGGGGGCGGAGTGTCATACGTCGACGTATCCCCTCTCCCGCGACTCGGCGGGGCGGAATGCCGGTCACGGACCGGCCCATCGAACTCGGTGCTCGGTGGTGCGTGGTGTCCCTGGAATGCGGCCATCCCAAAGCCGCCACGCGCGGCCGAGTCGTCCTCGATCAGTCGATTCAGCAACTGCTGGACCTCATTGCTGCGGGGGATGTTGTTGAAGTCCTCATCGTCGCTGTCGCCGGCGGTCTCGATGTTCAGCGTGCCCGAACGGGTAATCCGATCCAGCAGCGACTGATGAAAGGACACGTCGGTGATCTTCGACAGCGCGATGTCCTGCCCCGACTTGGACAGAATGCCGCGCCGTACGGCGACTCGCTTGTTCGTGAAGACGTAGTGGGTCGTGCGCCACCTCAGGAACGGCACCAGCACGAACCACAGCAGCGCAATGACGGCGATCGCGATCACGACCCAGTCGACGATGTCCCAGGTGGGGTCGACCGGGGTAAGCCACACGATGACCGCAGCGGCCGCGATGATGACGATTCCCAAAATCGTCGGCATGAGGACCGTGAGCCAATGCGGATGCAGGGTCCGCACGACCTTTTCGTCCTTGGTCAGTATGTTCTCGGGAAATCCCACCGGTCCTCCAGCGATCGCGGGTCTCAGAACCTCAATCTACCGCCGGGTCGTCCACCGGGCGTACGAAACGCCCGCGTGACGCCTTGGTGATCTGCGGTGGTTCGCGGCGCTAGTTACCGGACCGGGCGGACGTGTACGACGTCCCCGGCGCCGACGATCAGTTCTTCCCCGGATTCGCGCTGCACCATCAGGCGTCCGTCAGCATCGACATCGTGCGCGGTGCCGATTACCGGATCATCAACGCCCGGCAGGATGACCTTGACCCGCTGGCCGATGGTGCCGCACGCCGCGCGGTATGCATCGAGGACGTCGGACATCGACCCGTCATTACGGTCCCACGCGACATATCTCGAGGCCAACGAGTTCAGTATCCTGCGCAGCAGATCCTCGCGCTCAACCTGCCACTGAGTGTCGATCGCCGCTGCGACCTCGGGCATGCCGTCGTACGAGATTGCGTTCAGCCCGATACCGACCACCACAGCATCGGCCGTGGCCTGGGTGAGGATCCCGCCGCATTTCTTGCGCTCGGGCCCGAGTTGTACGTCGTTCGGCCACTTCAGCGCGACATCGGCGCCGGCCGCCAGCAGTACGTCGTGGATCGCCAGCCCGGTCAGTAGCGGAATCCAGCCCCACCGGCTCATCGGCACGCTCGGACGCAGCAGTACCGAGAACATCACCGATGATCTTGGCGGCGCTTCCCACTGCCGCGAGAGCCGTCCGCGTCCGGCGGACTGAAACTCCGCGACCCGCACCATTCCCTGAGGCGTACCGGCGCCGGCGGCGGCCAGCACATCGTCGTTCGTCGAACCGGTCTGTTCCACGACCTCCAGCGAGGTCCAGAACGGGTCTAGGTCGCGGCGCACCAGGTCGGCATTGAGCATCACGACATGCAGCCTACTGAGCGCGCCGCAGCGCGCTGTGAACCGGACGTGATGAGTTCGTCAGTGGTTAACTAGACGGCTGAGCGTCAGTTCGACGTAGCGCCACGTTAAAGTGCAACTCGTGACCGATACCGTTAATGAAGCACCCGAGATCGATCTGACCACCACCGCTGGAAAGATCGCCGACCTGGAGCGCCGCAAGGCCGAGGTCGCCCACGCAGGCTCCGCGGTTGCCGTGGAAAAGCAGCACGCCCGCGGTAAGAAGACCGCCCGCGAGCGAATTGACATGCTGCTCGACGAGGGCAGTTTCATCGAGATGGACAAGTACGCGCGGCACCGTTCGACCGCATTCGGCCAGGAAAAGAACCGGCCGTACGGCGACGGCGTCGTCACCGGCTACGGCACGATCGACGGCCGTCAGGTCGCCGTGTTCGCCCAGGACTTCACCGTGTTCGGTGGTTCGCTCGGCGAGGTCTTCGGCGAGAAGATCGTCAAGGTCATGGACTTCGCGATGAAGATCGGCTGCCCCGTGATCGGCCTGAACGACTCCGGCGGCGCGCGCATCCAGGAGGGCGTCGTTTCGCTCGGCCTGTACGGCGAGATCTTTCAGCGCAACGTCTGGGCCTCGGGCGTCGTCCCGCAGATCTCCGTGATCATGGGCCCCTGCGCTGGTGGCGCGGTGTACTCCCCCGCGATCACCGACTTCACTGTCATGGTCGACCAGACCTCGCACATGTTCATCACCGGTCCTGACGTGATCAAGACCGTCACCGGCGAAGACGTCGGTATGGAAGAGCTGGGCGGCGCGAAGACGCATAACGCCACCTCCGGCGTCGCGCATTACATGGGCAGCGACGAGGAAGAAGCGCTGGAGTACGTCAAGGCGATCCTGTCGTACCTGCCGTCGAACAACCTCGACCTCGCCCCCGAGACCGAGGGCCAGGGCGAGGACCTCTCCGGCCGCGAAGAGGACATCTGGCTGGACACGGCAATCCCGGACTCGCCGAACACGCCGTACGACATGAAGCAGGTCATCGAGCACGTCGTCGATGACGGCGAGTACCTCGAGGTACAGCCGTTGTTCGCGCCGAACATCCTGTGCGGCTTCGCCCGGATCGACGGACAGAGCGTCGGCATCGTGGCGAACCAGCCGATGCAGTTCGCCGGCACCCTGGACATCGACGCCTCGGAGAAGGCCGCGCGGTTCGTGCGCACCTGCGACGCGTTCAACGTCCCGGTCGTCACCTTCGTCGACGTTCCCGGCTTCCTACCCGGTACCGCGCAGGAGTGGAACGGCATCATCCGCCGCGGCGCGAAGTTGATCTACGCGTACGCCGAGGCGACGGTCCCGAAGGTCACCGTGATTACCCGTAAGGCGTACGGCGGCGCGTACGACGTGATGGGTTCCAAGCACCTCGGCGCAGACATCAACCTGTCCTGGCCCACCGGTCAGATCGCAGTGATGGGCGCGCAGGGCGCGGTCAACATCCTGCACCGCAACACCCTCAAGGCCGTCGAAGCCGAGGGTGGCGACGTCGAGGCCAAGCGTCAGGAACTGATCGACGAGTACGAGCAGACCCTCGCCAACCCGTACATCGCGGCAGAGCGCGGCTACATCGACACCGTTATCAACCCGCAGAACACCCGCCTGAACGTCACCCGGGCGCTGCGGGCGCTGAAGAACAAGCGACAGACTCTGCCGCCGAAGAAGCACGGAAACATCCCGCTGTGAGCGCCGACGAGAACAAGCCGGACGAACTCAAGGTTCTGTTCCGCGTCTCCTCGGGCAACCCGACGGCCGAGGAACTCGCAGCGCTGACCGTCATCCTCGCCGCGGCGAGCGCTGGCGGAGGCGAGGAACCCGAGCCGACGCCCGTCGGTGGCTGGGCGAGCCCGGCCCGCCGGATGCGTTCGATCGGCACGGCCGGCCACGGCGGTTGGCGGGCGGAGTTCAGCCCCCGATGAGGTTCGTGCTCGCCTCGGCGTCGCCGGCGCGCCTGGCGACGTTACAGGCCGCCGGCATCGATCCCGAGGTAGTCGTCTCGGGCGTCGATGAGGACGCCCTGCTCGCGCAGTTGGGCGCAGCGTCACCTGCCGAGCAGGTCATCGCGCTCGCCGAGGCGAAAGCCCGCGAGGTCGCCGGACGCCTCGAGGGCGCCGTCATCGTCGCGTGTGACTCGATGTTCGAGATGGACGGCGAGGTGCGCGGTAAACCGGCGGACGCCGAAGACGCCACCAAGCGGCTGAAGCAGATGCGCGGCAATCACGGCACCTTGCACACCGGGCACCACGTCATTGCCGGGGACCGCACCGTGAGCGCGGCGGCGAGCACAGAGGTGCACATCGGCGCGATGAGCGATGCCGACATTGCGGCGTACGTCGCAACCGGCGAGCCACTGCGCGTGGCCGGTTCGTTCACCATCGACGGACTCGGCGGCTGGTTCGTCGAGCGCCTCGAGGGCGACCACACGAACGTGATCGGAATCAGCCTGCCGCTGCTGCGCCGGATGCTCTGTGACGTCGGCATTGACATCAGTCAGCACTTCACCACCACACTTTCCTAAAGCAGACCAGAAAAATGAAAGGCCCAGAAATGCCTGCCACCATTAAGAAGGTGCTTGTTGCCAACCGTGGCGAGATCGCGGTACGCGTCATTCGCGCGTGCAAGGACGCCGGTATCGGCTCCGTCGCGGTGTACGCCGACCCGGACCGCGATGCGCCGTTCGTGCGTATCGCCGACGAGGCCGTCGCGCTGAACGGTGGCACCTCCGCGGAAACGTACCTGGTCTTCGACAAGATCATCAACGCAGCCACGCAGACCGGCGCGGACGCGATCCACCCCGGGTACGGCTTCCTGTCCGAGAACGCGCTGTTCGCGAAGGCCGTCATCGACGCGGGCCTGACCTGGATCGGTCCGTCTCCCGAGGCGATCGAGGCGCTTGGCGACAAGGTCACCGCGCGGCATATCGCCACCAAGGCCGGTGCGCCGCTCGTACCGGGCACCAACGATCCGGTCAACGGCCCGGATGAGGTCATCGCATTCGCGAAGGAGCATGGCCTGCCCGTCGCGATCAAGGCTGCCTTCGGCGGCGGTGGGCGTGGCCTGAAGGTCGCGCGCACTATGGAGGAGATCCCGGAGCTGTTCCACTCCGCCGTACGCGAGGCCGAGTCCGCCTTCGGCCGCGGCGAGTGCTTCGTGGAGCGCTTCCTGGACAAGCCGCGACACGTGGAGTCCCAGGTGCTCGCCGACCAGCACGGCAATGTGATCGTCGTCGGCACCCGCGACTGCTCGCTGCAGCGCCGCAACCAGAAGTTGGTCGAGGAAGCTCCGGCTCCGTACCTGACCGATGAGCAGCGTGCCGAAATCCACGCCGCATCCAAGCGCATCTGCAAGGAGGCCGGTTACTACGGCGCGGGTACCTGCGAGTTCCTGGTTGGTCAGGACGGTGTCATCTCGTTCCTCGAGGTGAACACCCGCTTGCAGGTCGAACACCCCGTCACCGAGGAGACCGCCGGCTTCGATCTGGTCCGCGAACAGTTCGCGATTGCCGAGGGCAAGCCGCTGCCATACAACGAGGACCCGACCCCCCGCGGTCACTCGATCGAGTTCCGCATCAACGGTGAGGACGCCGGACGCAACTTCCTGCCGGCTCCCGGCACGGTCAGCACGCTCGTCGAGCCCTCGGGCCCGGGCGTGCGCATGGACTTCGGTGTCGAGCAGGGTTCGGTCATCGGCGGGCAGTTCGACTCGATGCTCGGCAAACTGATCGTCACCGGTAAGGACCGCACCCAGGCGCTGGAGCGTTCGCGCCGCGCGCTCGCCGAGTTGCAGGTCGAGGGCATCGCCACCGTCATCCCGTTCCACCGCGCCGTCGTCTCCGACCCGGCGTTCATCGGCACCGAGGACGGCTTCGAGGTACACACGCGCTGGATCGAGACCGAGTGGGACAACCAGGTCGAGCCGTTCACCGCACCCGGTGAGGCTGCCGAAGAGGAACTGCCACGGCAGAAGGTCGTCGTCGAGGTCGGCGGCAAGCGCGTCGAGGTGTCGCTGCCCGGCGATCTTTCGTTCGGTAACGGCGGCGCTCCGAAGAAGAAGGCCGCCAAGCGCAAGGTCGGCGGTGGCTCCGGCTCCGCTGCCTCCGGCGACGCCGTTGCGGCTCCGATGCAGGGCACGATCGTGAAGATCGCCGTGGAGGAGGGTCAGAGCGTCGAGGAAGGCGAGCTGGTCGTCGTCCTCGAGGCGATGAAGATGGAGAACCCGGTCGCCGCGCACAAGTCCGGCGTGATCACCGGCTTGACCGGCGCCACCGGCGACTCGGTCACGCAGGGCGCGGTGATCTGCGAAATCAAGGACGCCGAGTAGCGTTCCACCCCGCACCCGCGGATCTGCGGTGGAGTGGGTACCGATAGTCGACGATTATCGGCACCCATTCCCCCGCAGAACGGTAACGACAGCGGCCCAGCACCTGGCTTAGGTGCTGGGCCGCTTCGGTCGCTAGCGAGGGTTTACGCCTCGAATTTGAAGCCGTGGTAGTTGCCTACGGTCGCGATCGACTCGCAGATCTGTACGTACATATCGTGCCCGCCGACCCAGGGCAGGAACACGCGGTCCTTACCGGGGATGTTCGCGCCCATGTACCACGAGTTCGCTTGCGGCATCAGCGTGCCAGCCGCGACGTCATTGTTCGCCGTGACCCACCAGGTTTCCGATTCCACTCGAGCATCGACCTTGGTATGCCCGGCCGCACGCATGTCCGCGAACAAGCGAGTCAGCCAGTCGACGTCGTACTCGATCGAGGTGATCATGTTGGTGAGCACGGACGGGCTCTGCGGTCCGGTGATCAGCAGCAGGTTCGGGAATCCGCTGGTCATCAGGCCCAGGTAGGTCTGCGGACCGTGCGCCCACTTGTCCTTGATCGCCTGTCCGTTGGCGGTGATGTCAATGTCCAGGATCGCGCCGGTCATCGCGTCGAATCCGGTCGCCAGGATCACCAGGTCGAACTCGCGTTCCTTCCCGCCGGAGCGGATCCCAGTCGCGGTGAACCCTTCGATCGGTTCCTCGTTGATGTCGATCAACTCGACGTTGTCCTGGTTGTACACCTGGTAATAGCCGGTATCGACACACATCCGCTTGCTGGCCACCGGATACGTGCGCGGCGACAACTTCTCCGCGGTCGCCGGGTCCTTGACGATGCCGCGGATCTTTTCGCGGATGAACTCGGAGAACGACTCGTTGACATCGGGGTCCACCAGGATGTCGCCGTAGGCGAACCCGTACGACAGGCCACCGAGTTCCCACCGCGCCTCCTGTTCAGCGCGCACTTGTTCTGGCGTCAGATCGGCGGCCATCACGGTCGCGTTCTGCCCGGCATCGAAGCCAATCTTCGCCGCGAAATCCTTCGCGCGGATCTCCGCGTAGTTCGCCTTGACCTTCTCCCGGTCCTCATCGGCCAACTCGTGGTTGTGCGCGGGTACGGCGAACGACGGCGTGCGCTGGTAGACGCTCAGCGAGCCGACCTCACCGGCGATCGCGGTGATGGTCTGCAGGCCCGACGAACCTGTACCGATGACCGCGACCTTCTTACCGGCGAAGGAGACATCATCCGGGAAACTCGAGGTGTAGTACAACTCCCCCTGGTAATTCTCCAGGCCCTCGAACTTCGGACGTTGCGGCTTCGACAGGCACCCGGTGGCCAGAATGACGAAGCGCGCCGAGACCGTTTCTCCGGCGGACGTCGTGACCGTCCACGAGTGTTCCGCCTCGTTCCAATCTGCGGCAGTGACCTTCGTGTTGAACGTAATGTCCTTACGCAGGTCGAAACGCTCGGAAACGTGCTTGGCGTACTTCAACAACTCCGGCTGCGGCGCGTACCGCTCGCTCCAGTCCCACTCCTGCTGCAGGTCCTCATCGAACCCCAGCGAGTAGTGATGCGATTCGATATCAACTCGAGCGCCCGGGTACCGGTTCCAGAACCAGGTACCACCGACGTCCGACCCGGTCTCGTACACATGCGCGCTCATGCCCTGCTGACGCAACTTGTGCAACTGGTACATACCGGCAAAACCAGCGCCGACGATGACAACGTCGTAGTCGACCTTGCCGGCCTTGCCCGCGGTCTTTTCAGGTGCGGTTGCCGTGCTCATTTACTTCCCCGCTTTCGAGACGAACTCATCTATCTTTTCCACGACGCGATTCATACCGGCCTCATAGCCCGGCAGCACGTTAGCCATCTGGAAGAACGCGTGCATCTGACCGTCGGCCACCTCAAGGGCCACCTCATTACCGGCTGCCTGCAGCTTCTC contains:
- a CDS encoding flavin-containing monooxygenase — protein: MSTATAPEKTAGKAGKVDYDVVIVGAGFAGMYQLHKLRQQGMSAHVYETGSDVGGTWFWNRYPGARVDIESHHYSLGFDEDLQQEWDWSERYAPQPELLKYAKHVSERFDLRKDITFNTKVTAADWNEAEHSWTVTTSAGETVSARFVILATGCLSKPQRPKFEGLENYQGELYYTSSFPDDVSFAGKKVAVIGTGSSGLQTITAIAGEVGSLSVYQRTPSFAVPAHNHELADEDREKVKANYAEIRAKDFAAKIGFDAGQNATVMAADLTPEQVRAEQEARWELGGLSYGFAYGDILVDPDVNESFSEFIREKIRGIVKDPATAEKLSPRTYPVASKRMCVDTGYYQVYNQDNVELIDINEEPIEGFTATGIRSGGKEREFDLVILATGFDAMTGAILDIDITANGQAIKDKWAHGPQTYLGLMTSGFPNLLLITGPQSPSVLTNMITSIEYDVDWLTRLFADMRAAGHTKVDARVESETWWVTANNDVAAGTLMPQANSWYMGANIPGKDRVFLPWVGGHDMYVQICESIATVGNYHGFKFEA
- a CDS encoding acetyl-CoA carboxylase biotin carboxylase subunit; this translates as MKKVLVANRGEIAVRVIRACKDAGIGSVAVYADPDRDAPFVRIADEAVALNGGTSAETYLVFDKIINAATQTGADAIHPGYGFLSENALFAKAVIDAGLTWIGPSPEAIEALGDKVTARHIATKAGAPLVPGTNDPVNGPDEVIAFAKEHGLPVAIKAAFGGGGRGLKVARTMEEIPELFHSAVREAESAFGRGECFVERFLDKPRHVESQVLADQHGNVIVVGTRDCSLQRRNQKLVEEAPAPYLTDEQRAEIHAASKRICKEAGYYGAGTCEFLVGQDGVISFLEVNTRLQVEHPVTEETAGFDLVREQFAIAEGKPLPYNEDPTPRGHSIEFRINGEDAGRNFLPAPGTVSTLVEPSGPGVRMDFGVEQGSVIGGQFDSMLGKLIVTGKDRTQALERSRRALAELQVEGIATVIPFHRAVVSDPAFIGTEDGFEVHTRWIETEWDNQVEPFTAPGEAAEEELPRQKVVVEVGGKRVEVSLPGDLSFGNGGAPKKKAAKRKVGGGSGSAASGDAVAAPMQGTIVKIAVEEGQSVEEGELVVVLEAMKMENPVAAHKSGVITGLTGATGDSVTQGAVICEIKDAE
- a CDS encoding Maf family protein → MRFVLASASPARLATLQAAGIDPEVVVSGVDEDALLAQLGAASPAEQVIALAEAKAREVAGRLEGAVIVACDSMFEMDGEVRGKPADAEDATKRLKQMRGNHGTLHTGHHVIAGDRTVSAAASTEVHIGAMSDADIAAYVATGEPLRVAGSFTIDGLGGWFVERLEGDHTNVIGISLPLLRRMLCDVGIDISQHFTTTLS